Sequence from the Deltaproteobacteria bacterium genome:
GGAACGTGAATAACGGCGCGATTGTGGGATCAAATTTCTTTGAGTCAAGCGATAATGTTACCCGCAAAGCAGTTTCACGCGCTCGCGCCGAAAATGTTGCCGGATCGTAACACGAAGCACCCACCGCTTCATGAAATTGCCACTATCAGGCTTTATGGTCCGACAATCCCGTCATCGGGGGGAGGAACGAATATGCCCCGGCTTTTCGCGACGACGTCGATCATCATGCGAAAAGCGATTCTAATATCGCTTGCGGCGTTGGTTATGTGTTTCACATATGGATGCGTGGGGGACGACGAACCCTCGACCGGACAGGATTCCGACGGCACGCCGGACGACGACGCGGGCGACGACGACGACTCCGCGAACGACGACTCGGACGACGACGCGGGCGACGACGACACGTGGCCGCCCTTGCCCGACGACGACGCGGCGACCGACGACGACGAACCGCCGTACTGGCCGGCATGCGACGAAACCGCCGCAACGCAGACGTTGACCTTCGTCCACATCAACGACATCCACGCCAACTACACTCCGGCTCCGCCGCTGGACGAATACCTCAAGACCGATCCGTCGCGGGATTACGTGAGCCCCGTCAGTCGGTTGATCGGATACTACAAGCAGGTCAAAGCCGAAAACCCGTACACGGTTCTGACGAACGGCGGCGACGACTTCGAAAAGGGCAGCGTCGCCGAGCTGATTTCGAACGGGCGCTCCACCACCGAGGTGACGTTCGCGCTCGGCTTCGATGTGCGTGTGATCGGAAATCACGACTTCTGCTGGGGCGAGGAGGAAACGCTCGACTATTCCAACGATCCCAAGTCCATCGTCATCGCGTCGAACACCACATACACGGGCGACTCCGCGAAAGGCTTCGGAGCGGTTCCCTACGCCGAGATCGAGGTCGGGTGCGTCACCGTCGGATTCTTCGGCATGCAGCCCAGGCCGTTCGACGAGACGGATACGCAGTACACCGGAAACTACCTTCCGAACTTCGAGACGCGCTACGACTACGCGAACGTCGCGGCGGAGATCGTCGCCGAGCATCGGGACGACGTGGACCTGCTTGTGATGATCAGCCACCTCGGCGTGGGCGACGACATCGCCGTGGCCGAGCAGGTGAACGGCATCGACCTCGTTCTGGGCGGCCATTCGCACACCGTGATCTACCCCGAGATCGTGACGAACGACACGATCATCGTTCAGGCCGGTTCCAGCGCGGATTATGCCGCGCGGCTCGATCTGGATATCGATCTGACGACGCGCCAGATTGTCGATCGCGCGTACCACATGCAGATCAACATTCCGTTCGTGCTGCCGGTGGACGAGGAAACGGAGGACGCCATCGAGGGCATCATGGCGACCTGGGCGCCGGAAGCGATGCGCCACATCGCCTACGTTCGGGATCCGCGCTGGCAGGACGGCGTGGCGGGGATCGCGGCCCGGGCGGCGATCGACGTGCTCGACGTCGACGCGGCGCTCATCGAGCACGACAACATGTGGTCGGTCGATCCGTATCCGACCTGGATGCGGGGCGGTCTGACGCCCCAGGCGATCTACAACGTCTTCAAGGTTCAGCGGGAACCGGCCGGCACTCCGGGATTCACCGCGTTCTACACGGTCGAGGTCAGCGGTTCGGAACTCGAGTCGATTCGCGACGGGATGGGCGAGGGATGGACGTTCCTGGGCCCCGATCCGATCGTTCCGGCGAACACCTACACGCTGGCCCTGAACAAGCGCAGCGCCCTGCATCCGGACTCCCATCTGCCCCCCGGAGTGACGGTGGCCAACGCGGCGTTCGCGTCCGAGATCTGGGCGGCCGTGGACGAGTACGCGCGGCAGCGAACCGGGGAGTGCAAATACGTGGATTCCGACGGCGCGCTGCCGGATTGTCCATAGAGACAATGGGGAAACGATTTCGCGACATCCGCCGCCGAGCGGTCGGAATGTCATGAACAACCCGGATTCTTCTCCGGGTTCCCGTGTATCGGGGCCGCAACCGCGCGATCGAACGGCGATGCGCGATCGAGGAACGAAATGCGCCGGTTGTTCCGTGACGGGATGCCGGGGAATTCACGATTCAGGAGGAGGCTCGACATGAACGGAAATCGGATCTGGCCCGCGGTCGTCCTGGCGCTGATCCTTGCGGGCGGCGCGCACGCCGACTTCAAGAAGCACCCTTACGTGCAGCATCCCACCACGGAAGAAGTCACCGTGATGTGGGAAACGACGACCGAGACCGTCGATACGCTCGAATGGGGAACCACGACCAGTCTCGGC
This genomic interval carries:
- a CDS encoding metallophosphatase, with the protein product MCFTYGCVGDDEPSTGQDSDGTPDDDAGDDDDSANDDSDDDAGDDDTWPPLPDDDAATDDDEPPYWPACDETAATQTLTFVHINDIHANYTPAPPLDEYLKTDPSRDYVSPVSRLIGYYKQVKAENPYTVLTNGGDDFEKGSVAELISNGRSTTEVTFALGFDVRVIGNHDFCWGEEETLDYSNDPKSIVIASNTTYTGDSAKGFGAVPYAEIEVGCVTVGFFGMQPRPFDETDTQYTGNYLPNFETRYDYANVAAEIVAEHRDDVDLLVMISHLGVGDDIAVAEQVNGIDLVLGGHSHTVIYPEIVTNDTIIVQAGSSADYAARLDLDIDLTTRQIVDRAYHMQINIPFVLPVDEETEDAIEGIMATWAPEAMRHIAYVRDPRWQDGVAGIAARAAIDVLDVDAALIEHDNMWSVDPYPTWMRGGLTPQAIYNVFKVQREPAGTPGFTAFYTVEVSGSELESIRDGMGEGWTFLGPDPIVPANTYTLALNKRSALHPDSHLPPGVTVANAAFASEIWAAVDEYARQRTGECKYVDSDGALPDCP